One window of the Sediminitomix flava genome contains the following:
- a CDS encoding restriction endonuclease-related protein: MDKLVLKLDATIGYLVIGINRMYKEKGSIYNFPYNAKSIYPKQLLKGFNSLLELCLIARVRPPNSLHELIFEWVEDWISKWPIFEIHEFEKEHYNYSILSNGILSEEAIEIVYEFSHVSAIEDELNTSSFIKELRASSQDQGMFEAYRIVRKWIIENPYMSEETYLKLITRFNKYEDLIRKAYQKVEKGITYNVCPNCHNIMNTYINERYQCDWIVCRRKDSGKKKPKEEKKVQFILKRAFKKFIQRPGLIELDLYDSLIDLGYNVELWPHLDTYDLKVTHSDSELAIDVKDWMNPKALAAQLIRPSTFLAPQIPFYILIPNHHRETSNYIGIVKKNNRPFFENSNNQIYFVNDFLKQLPSL, from the coding sequence ATGGATAAACTTGTACTGAAACTCGATGCTACCATTGGTTACTTGGTGATAGGTATTAATCGGATGTATAAAGAGAAAGGTAGTATCTATAACTTCCCCTACAATGCCAAAAGTATTTACCCAAAACAATTACTAAAAGGCTTTAACTCACTTTTGGAATTATGTTTAATTGCAAGAGTTAGACCTCCTAATAGTTTGCATGAGCTTATTTTTGAATGGGTTGAAGACTGGATTTCAAAATGGCCTATTTTTGAAATACATGAATTTGAAAAAGAACATTACAATTATTCAATTCTTTCAAATGGAATCCTAAGTGAAGAGGCAATAGAAATAGTTTATGAATTTTCTCACGTATCAGCTATTGAAGATGAATTGAACACCTCTTCGTTCATTAAGGAATTAAGAGCATCCTCACAAGATCAAGGGATGTTTGAAGCTTATCGAATTGTTCGAAAATGGATCATAGAAAACCCATATATGAGTGAAGAAACTTATCTCAAACTCATCACAAGATTTAATAAATACGAAGATCTCATTCGAAAGGCTTATCAGAAAGTTGAAAAAGGGATAACTTATAACGTTTGCCCAAACTGCCACAATATCATGAACACCTACATCAATGAGCGATATCAATGCGATTGGATTGTATGTAGAAGGAAAGACAGCGGCAAAAAGAAGCCAAAAGAAGAAAAGAAGGTCCAATTTATACTAAAAAGAGCCTTTAAAAAATTTATTCAAAGACCTGGGTTGATAGAACTAGATTTGTATGATTCATTAATCGACTTAGGCTATAATGTAGAACTATGGCCACATCTAGATACTTATGATTTAAAGGTTACACATTCCGATAGTGAGTTAGCAATCGATGTCAAAGACTGGATGAACCCCAAAGCACTGGCGGCTCAATTAATTCGTCCTTCTACTTTCCTAGCTCCACAGATTCCTTTCTATATTTTAATACCCAATCACCATCGAGAGACATCTAATTACATCGGTATTGTAAAAAAGAATAACCGACCATTTTTCGAAAACTCTAATAATCAAATCTATTTTGTTAATGACTTTTTGAAGCAATTACCCTCTTTATAG